One genomic segment of Naumovozyma castellii chromosome 7, complete genome includes these proteins:
- the MNN4 gene encoding Mnn4p (ancestral locus Anc_1.509): MKTSISKRCMRYVIKLISRLDATRMKQILTTLIFLQLIITVVIWSTYNSTSVSSTTNSLSSSSSLFAIPLLSNSGNTLMDTLSSFAPSLFSPSSSSSTSSSGKEQDVKSEFIISSEKLNMDDDFSYAAALYRKIKFDTKSSWVDDYTLKDNLLTVQIGPHRGEKLNSTDELKLYDFDPRLSWSVYLNYLLTQDFSSVLNDESNFIYDSSSTNDENDKNSSSYNKLYHKVTMPFSWYDWTDMHELNKLISLEKNKVRCEFLFNPAFDIETLTSIEKEIDEPLFLNDRVKYNYPKWYRLARKVATRVDRISDLCKIIDPKDTYHNLKNETAVTDKSYHRFTTPFHIKKLYSKLRPEVYQLQARNYILSTIRHPLSLTILVGNTDAYQVNLQQESRLNLVESNLLDTFVKDKWQSPEFIKEVPNTDPLVNEAGLGKQALVEDPDLDRDIVFNHYKVFHDFITNEDIARIFKLDIPETDKSFFEFDLIHLQPEDFEFDARGKIKELESIPESDLSPHFKQYLDSLRHSVVISPALQSKYFDEAGSVQQFKGMGHHRDKRFFNSDNLINDDQEYFGRLNSMIRTFQKFTRANGLISWLGHGTLYGYLYNGHSFPWDNDFDLQMPIKHLHLMAQYFNQSLILEDPREGNGRYIVDVGDSLTVRVNGNGRNNIDARLVDVDTGLYIDITGLSVSDAPPKDKLKDYMEKKARELKIDLNKKKEYDEATLKDLSSFDGKDLTRLNATQLVKYIEDHRKDFSSDDLNKAKDALKKEIEEIPKSNSPSRNLNPRERYEVNKKMHLFNCRNNHFMNMELVTPLINTVFHGVPALIPNKYVQNLKYEYGVPKEYSFLTFQKMSWIPEVRSWIQSKYVDKATNIKGWYSSYFTRLPNSESMNNISFNDIKIIYENFQKAGYVDILAKIFTTFNATSYRLKELDIQYSEKLKPEEKRVYLHDLRMNVAPILNSPAKDPIIFNYERHLYDRLKRRMNETDLSEIERSVQIEHVEKIWDLTRALKYKQFSLFNITKVLKFPTADPDYEREVIDTVDLNQIGTDLFCDAPQGKKIQIFEKDPVLDFQQLD, from the coding sequence ATGAAGACGAGTATCTCGAAGCGCTGCATGCGATATGTAATCAAACTGATATCGAGACTGGATGCCACTCGAATGAAACAGATCCTTACCACACTGATATTCTTACAACTAATCATAACTGTAGTCATATGGTCTACTTATAATTCGACCTCAGTTTCATCAACAACTAACTCGTtgtcatcttcatcatcattatttgcCATCCCGTTACTGTCCAATTCTGGTAACACACTGATGGATactttatcatcatttgcCCCATCACTATTTTCCccatcttcctcttcctccaCATCTTCATCAGGAAAGGAGCAGGATGTGAAATCtgaattcatcatatcttctgaaaaattaaacatGGATGACGATTTTAGTTATGCAGCTGCCCTATACAGAAAGATTAAATTCGATACCAAATCATCATGGGTGGATGATTATACATTAAAGGACAATCTTTTAACTGTACAAATAGGCCCTCATAGAGGTGAAAAACTAAACTCCactgatgaattgaaattatatGATTTTGATCCAAGATTATCGTGGTCtgtttatttaaattaCCTTTTAACTCAAGATTTCTCCTCTGTGTTGAATGATGAAAGTAATTTCATCTATGATTCATCATCGACTAacgatgaaaatgataaaaacTCATCATCTTATAATAAACTTTATCACAAAGTTACAATGCCATTCTCATGGTACGATTGGACAGATATGcatgaattgaataaacTGATCTCATTGGAAAAGAACAAGGTTAGATGTGAGTTTTTATTCAATCCAGCATTCGATATTGAAACCTTAACTtccattgaaaaggaaatcGATGAACCGTTATTCTTAAATGATAGAGTCAAATATAACTACCCCAAATGGTATAGACTAGCAAGGAAAGTGGCCACTCGTGTGGACAGAATAAGCGATCTTTGTAAAATTATAGATCCTAAGGATACATAtcataatttgaaaaatgaaactgCAGTGACTGATAAGAGTTACCACAGATTCACAACTCCTTTCCATATTAAGAAGTTATATTCCAAATTGAGACCTGAAGTGTATCAGTTACAAGcaagaaattatatattGTCCACTATTAGACATCCTCTATCGTTGACGATATTGGTAGGTAATACAGATGCTTACCAAGTTAATCTACAACAGGAAAGCCGTTTGAATCTAGTTGAATCTAATCTGTTAGATACTTTCGTCAAGGATAAATGGCAATCTCCAgaattcattaaagaaGTCCCTAACACTGATCCATTAGTCAACGAAGCAGGATTGGGAAAGCAGGCGTTAGTAGAGGACCCTGATCTTGATCGTGACATTGTATTCAATCATTATAAAGTATTTCATGATTTTATCACTAATGAAGACATTGcaagaatttttaaattggaCATTCCTGAAACCGATAAATCATTCTTCGAGTTTGATTTGATTCATTTACAACCtgaagattttgaattcGATGCCAGAGGTAAAATTAAGGAATTAGAATCAATTCCTGAATCCGACCTTTCCCCTCATTTCAAGCAATATTTAGATTCCCTAAGACATTCTGTCGTTATATCACCTGCTTTACAATCTAAATACTTCGATGAAGCAGGTTCAGTTCAACAATTCAAAGGTATGGGTCATCATAGAGATAAAAGATTCTTTAATAGTGATAACTTAATCAATGATGATCAAGAGTATTTTGGAAGATTAAATTCTATGATTAGAAcattccaaaaatttacGAGAGCTAACGGGTTAATTTCATGGCTGGGCCATGGTACTTTATATGGTTATCTCTATAATGGTCATTCTTTCCCTTGGGATAACGATTTCGATTTACAAATGCCAATTAAACATTTGCATTTGATGGCTCAATATTTTAATCAGTCTTTAATCTTGGAAGATCCAAGAGAGGGGAATGGGAGATACATTGTTGATGTTGGTGATTCTTTGACAGTCCGTGTTAATGGTAATGGtagaaataatattgatgCTAGATTAGTCGATGTGGATACTGGATTATACATTGATATTACAGGATTAAGTGTATCTGATGCACCACCAAAGgacaaattgaaagattatatGGAGAAGAAAGCAAGggaattgaaaattgatcttaataagaaaaaggaGTATGACGAAGCTactttgaaagatttatcTTCATTTGATGGGAAAGATCTTACTAGATTAAATGCAACGCAGCTAGTGAAATACATTGAAGATCACAGAAAGGATTTTTCAAGTGATGATCTAAATAAAGCAAAGGATGCActcaagaaggaaattgagGAAATTCCTAAAAGTAACTCTCCCTCCAGGAATTTAAATCCAAGAGAAAGATACGAAGTTAACAAAAAAATGcatcttttcaattgtaGAAACAACCATTTTATGAACATGGAATTAGTGACACCTTTAATAAACACAGTTTTCCATGGTGTCCCGGCGCTAATACCTAATAAATATGTTCAGAACCTAAAATACGAGTATGGAGTCCCTAAAGAATATTCATTCCTTACATTCCAAAAGATGTCATGGATTCCAGAAGTTCGATCATGGATTCAATCAAAATATGTCGACAAGGCAACTAATATCAAGGGTTGgtattcttcttattttaCAAGATTACCAAATTCGGAATCTATGAATAATATCTCATTCAATGATATCAAAATCATATATGagaatttccaaaaagCTGGCTATGTGGATATCTTAGCCAAAATATTCACCACATTTAATGCAACAAGTTATAGATTAAAAGAGCTGGATATCCAATACAGTGAGAAGCTAAAAcctgaagaaaaaagagTTTATTTACATGATCTTAGAATGAATGTAGCACCAATATTAAACTCCCCTGCAAAAGATCcaattattttcaattatgAGAGACACCTGTATGACAgattgaaaagaagaatgaatGAGACAGATTTGTCCGAAATCGAAAGATCTGTTCAAATCGAGCACGTCGAGAAAATTTGGGATCTTACGAGAGCCTTGAAATACAAACAATTCAGCTTATTCAATATCACAAAGGTACTTAAATTTCCCACAGCTGACCCTGATTACGAAAGAGAGGTAATAGATACGGTAGATTTGAACCAAATAGGGACTGATCTATTTTGTGATGCTCCTCAGGGtaagaaaattcaaatctttgaaaaagatcCCGTTCTTGACTTCCAGCAACTTGATTGA
- the NCAS0G03440 gene encoding phosphatidylinositol kinase family protein (ancestral locus Anc_1.515): MLSLRKRVEAKSQERKKLSSKSHSENDLSSQSATAVTVGTDPRRVALQSGTDANGFSENDYTVNALDTSLSQFTLIFEKIKSPISQERLAAANELNTSLTSLTREVSVEEFQRFSNSLNNKIFELIHSSDPNEKIGGILAVDTLINFYSHTEELPNQTSRLANYLRVLIPSSDIDVMRLAANTIGKLAIPGGTLTSDFIDSEVKIALEWLTTSPDNIASSSKQEYSKHAALLLISALADNSPYLLYPYVNSILDNIWRALRDTKLVIRMDAALILGKCLTIIQNRDPSLTKQWFLKLFKGCARGLNLNTNEAIHATLLVYRELLTLKGSYLNGKFSEIYRSTIKYKDHKYDVIRKEVYAILPLLASFNTELFTKSYLDQVMVHYLGILKNTNSSAANTADKPAILVSIGDISSEVGSSIAPYVIPILDNVRDGLQTKYKHRKAFERELFYCIGKLTIAMGPALAKHINKGLLDQILSCSLSDYMQNTLLIIIERIPALEPTINLRLLDLLCMYLSGEKYSHPGSPTSLKPLSMEKARLWRNKVVMVKTGEINDDVKDAQLLSQALKMLQNINYKYSLTEFVRLITISYIEHENFHVRKLAALTSCDIFAKDTICKQTSFHALNSVSEVLSKLLTVAITDPIPDIRLEILQHLVPAFNSQLGQPDNLRLLFMAANDEMFAIEIEAVQIIGRLTTINPAYVVPSLRKTLLELLTQLKYSTMPRKKEESATMLYTLIHFGKDVTKPYIEPILDILLPKANDTSSAVASTALKAIGELAAVSGEDIKKYLPDLMPLIITTFQDQSNSFKRSAALKALGQLAVSAGYVIDPLLDYPELLGVLLNILKSESSQNIRRETVHLLGTLGALDPYKHREVEVASNSQNSVEQNAPPIDIALLMQGMSPSNEEYYPTVVINTLLKILHDPSLSSHHTAVIQAIMNIFQSLGLRCVSFLKQIVPGIISVMRSCTPSLLEFYFQQLGLLVSIVKQHIKPHVDEIYEVIKDFFPIIKLQITIISLIEAMSKSIDSEFKKFVPVTLTFFLPVLENDKSNKKIVSIRILKSLVAFGSNLEDFTHLIIPTVVRISEYSPGNLGKIAVIALGKLAKNINLSEMSSRIIQTLIRLLNRGEADLTRTTMNTVCLFLLQLGSDFIVFIPVLNKTLMKNHIQHSIYDQLVNKLLNNEGLPTNIVFDKDFDVPSKPINDVETALKKLPVNQTLLKNTWDCSQQRTKEDWQEWIRRLSIQLLRESPSPALRACSNLVGIYYPLAKDLFNASFSSCWSELYSQYQEDLIQSLCTALRSPQNPPEIFQILLNLVEFMEHDDKPLPIPVETLGKYAQKCHAFAKALHYKELEFLQEPSTSTIEALISINNQLHQTDAAIGILKHAQQHHDLQLKETWYEKLQRWDDALEAYTEREKAGEDTIEVTMGKMRSLHALGEWVQLSELAEEKWEISKPNVQKLMAPLAAGAAWGLGQWDKIELYTNVMKVQSPDKEFFDAILCLHRNNFKKGEEHIFSARDLLVTELSALVNESYNRAYNVVVRTQIISELEEIIGYKKLPQHSEKRILMREMWNKRLLGCQKNVDVWQRVLRVRSLVVEPKQDVQIWIKFANLCRKSGRLGLAKKALTSLFEDGGNPNHPNIAKALPPVVYAQLKYIWATGSQSEALQQLIKFTSRMAHDLGLDPRNMISQSSPQNSKIAPEDVKEYTKLLARCFLKQGEWRVVLQPEWRLKNPDAILGSYLLATHFDDTWYKAWHNWALANFEVISMITSGPKGNTTATNMPLNGADQFKNGMIGANTFDTEENNYPATMIHRHVVPAIKGFFHSIALSESSSLQDALRLLTLWFTFGGIPEATQAMHEGFNMIKIGTWLEVLPQLISRIHQPNQIVSRSLLSLLSDLGKAHPQALVYPLTVAIKSESVSRQKAALSIIEKMRMHSPILVDQAELVSTELIRVAVLWHELWYEGLEDASRQFFGEHNTEKMLASLEPLHALLNHGPETIREISFQNAFGRDLKNAYEWVLNYKRTNDTSNLNQAWDIYYNVFRRISKQLPQLQTLELQHVSPKLYATHDLQLALPGTYYPNKRIVKISSFSSVFTVISSKQRPRKLTINGDDGKEYQYILKGHEDIRQDSLVMQLFGLVNTLLQNDAECFRRHLDIQQYPAIPLSPKSGILGWVPNSDTFHVLIKEYREARKIPLNIEHWVILQMAPDFDTLTFLQKIEVFTYALNNTQGQDLYKVLWFKSRSSESWLERRTTYTRSLAVMSMTGYILGLGDRHPSNLMLDRLTGKVIHIDFGDCFEAAILREKFPEKVPFRLTRMLTYAMEVSGIEGSFRITCENVMRVLRDNKESLMAILEAFAFDPLIHWGFDLPTEKIAEQTGIDLPLANPNELLRKNMISAEEAARMEIEQSNAIRNARAMLVLRRITDKLTGNDIGRFKELDVPKQVEKLIQQATSVENLCQHYIGWCPFW, encoded by the coding sequence ATGCTCTCTTTAAGAAAAAGGGTGGAAGCAAAAAgccaagaaagaaagaagcTATCTTCTAAATCACATTCCGAAAATGATCTATCGTCACAATCTGCAACAGCAGTTACTGTCGGCACAGATCCCCGGAGAGTGGCATTGCAGTCAGGAACAGATGCAAATGGCTTTTCAGAAAATGATTATACGGTCAACGCTTTAGATACAAGCCTTTCTCAGTTTACTTTAATCTTCGAGAAAATAAAGAGCCCTATATCCCAGGAGAGACTAGCGGCAGcaaatgaattgaatacCTCCTTAACTTCATTAACGAGGGAAGTAtctgttgaagaatttcaacGATTTAGTAACAGTTTAAATAACAAGATTTTTGAACTTATCCATAGCTCAGATCCGAATGAAAAGATAGGTGGTATCCTAGCTGTAGATACACTTATCAATTTCTATTCACATACAGAGGAATTACCAAATCAAACATCCAGATTAGCAAATTACTTGCGAGTTCTAATACCTTCGAGCGATATTGATGTGATGCGACTTGCCGCAAACACCATAGGAAAGTTGGCAATACCTGGAGGAACACTCACGTCAGACTTCATTGATTCAGAGGTTAAAATTGCTCTTGAATGGTTAACAACATCACCGGACAACATAGCTTCCAGCTCTAAACAAGAATACAGTAAGCATGCGGCATTACTTTTGATATCTGCACTGGCTGATAATTCtccatatttattatacCCATACGTCAATTCAATCCTTGACAATATATGGAGAGCATTAAGAGATACTAAACTGGTTATACGAATGGATGCTGCCCTGATATTAGGTAAATGTCTTACCATTATACAAAACAGAGATCCGTCATTAACAAAACAATGGTTTTTGAAGTTATTTAAAGGCTGCGCAAGAGGATTGAATCTTAATACTAATGAAGCCATACATGCTACATTGCTAGTATACAGGGAACTATTAACATTGAAAGGTTCATACTTAAATGGAAAGTTCAGTGAAATATATCGGTCGACAATCAAATATAAAGACCACAAGTATGACGttattagaaaagaagTATATGCAATATTACCCCTACTGGCATCGTTTAATACCGAACTATTTACCAAATCATATCTTGATCAAGTTATGGTTCATTATCTTGGAATCCtaaaaaatacaaattCCAGTGCGGCAAATACTGCAGATAAACCCGCCATTTTGGTTTCCATTGGAGATATATCATCTGAAGTCGGCTCAAGTATTGCCCCATATGTAATACCCATACTGGACAATGTTAGAGATGGATTACAGACAAAATACAAACACAGGAAAGCTTTTGAAAGGGAATTATTCTATTGCATCGGAAAATTGACCATTGCAATGGGGCCTGCTCTAGCAAAACACATAAATAAAGGGCTTTTGGATCAAATTTTGTCCTGTTCCCTTTCTGATTATATGCAAAACACCCTATTAATCATAATAGAAAGAATACCAGCACTTGAGCCCACCATCAACTTAAGACTGTTAGATCTACTGTGTATGTACCTTTCAGGGGAGAAATATAGTCATCCTGGATCACCAACGTCATTGAAACCTCTTTCTATGGAGAAAGCTCGATTATGGAGGAATAAAGTAGTCATGGTGAAAACAGGagaaattaatgatgacGTTAAAGATGCTCAGTTGTTGTCACAGGCACTTAAAATGCTCcaaaatataaattataaatattcGTTGACCGAATTTGTTCGGCTTATAACAATTTCATACATCGAACATGAGAACTTCCATGTTCGAAAATTAGCTGCTTTGACATCGTGCGACATCTTCGCCAAAGATACTATTTGCAAACAAACCTCTTTCCATGCACTGAATTCTGTTTCTGAGGTACTCAGTAAATTACTAACAGTTGCCATAACGGATCCCATACCTGACATACGATTAGAAATTTTACAACATCTGGTACCCGCCTTTAATTCACAGCTGGGGCAACCTGATAATCTGAGGTTACTTTTTATGGCCGCAAACGACGAAATGTTTGCAATTGAAATAGAAGCTGTGCAAATAATTGGTAGACTTACGACCATCAATCCAGCTTATGTAGTGCCTTCGTTGAGAAAAACATTACTAGAATTACTGACACAATTGAAGTACTCAACTATGCCAaggaagaaagaagagagTGCAACCATGTTATATACCTTAATCCATTTTGGGAAAGACGTAACCAAACCATACATTGAGCCTATCCTCGATATTTTACTTCCTAAAGCAAATGACACATCCTCAGCAGTAGCGTCGACAGCATTGAAAGCTATCGGAGAACTCGCTGCTGTTAGTGGCGAGGACATAAAAAAATACTTGCCTGATCTCATGCCTTTGATCATTACTACTTTTCAAGATCAatccaattcattcaaaAGGAGTGCAGCTTTGAAAGCCTTAGGTCAGTTGGCAGTATCTGCAGGATATGTAATAGATCCATTATTAGATTATCCAGAACTTCTAGGTGTTTTGTTGAATATTCTGAAATCTGAAAGTAGTCAAAATATTCGTCGGGAGACTGTTCATTTACTAGGTACTTTGGGTGCACTAGACCCGTACAAACACAGAGAAGTAGAGGTTGCATCAAATTCTCAGAATTCTGTCGAACAAAATGCGCCTCCCATTGATATAGCGCTACTCATGCAGGGAATGTCACCCTCAAATGAGGAATATTATCCAACAGTTGTGATAAATACATTACTGAAAATTCTCCATGATCcatctctttcttctcatCATACAGCGGTTATTCAAGCTATTATGAACATATTCCAAAGCCTGGGACTACGTTGcgtttcatttttaaaacAGATAGTGCCAGGCATAATTTCAGTTATGCGTTCATGCACACCTTCTTTACTggaattttattttcaacaaTTGGGCCTTTTGGTGTCTATTGTTAAGCAGCACATCAAACCGCatgttgatgaaatatATGAAGTTATCAAAGATTTCTTTCCTATCATAAAGCTACAGATAACGATTATTTCTCTTATTGAAGCTATGTCTAAGTCTATCGATAGTGAATTCAAAAAGTTTGTTCCTGTAACGCTTACCTTCTTTTTACCAGTGCTTGAAAACGATAAATCCAACAAAAAGATTGTTTCTATAAGAATTTTGAAGTCCTTGGTGGCATTTGGTTCTAATCTTGAAGATTTTACTCATTTGATCATACCGACAGTCGTAAGGATATCAGAATACTCTCCTGGAAATTTGGGAAAAATTGCAGTAATTGCACTGGGAAAACTAGCCAAGAACATTAACCTCTCTGAAATGTCTTCAAGAATCATCCAAACATTGATAAGATTGCTGAATAGAGGTGAAGCCGATTTGACAAGGACAACAATGAACACAGTGTGCCTATTTTTACTTCAACTGGGTAGTGACTTTATTGTCTTTATTCCAGTGCTAAACAAGACcttaatgaagaatcatATTCAACATTCAATTTACGACCAACTTGTTAATAAACtgttaaataatgaaggatTACCAACTAATATTGTTTTTGATAAAGATTTCGATGTCCCCTCAAAACCAATTAATGATGTTGAAACTGCTCTTAAAAAGTTACCTGTAAACCAAactcttttgaaaaacacGTGGGACTGTAGTCAACAGCGGACTAAGGAAGATTGGCAGGAATGGATCAGAAGGCTATCCATCCAACTCTTACGAGAATCACCTTCACCTGCACTTAGGGCATGCTCTAATTTGGTAGGTATCTATTATCCATTGGCAAAAGATTTATTTAACGCTTCGTTCTCGAGCTGCTGGAGTGAGTTATATAGCCAATACCAAGAAGATTTGATACAATCACTTTGTACTGCGTTGCGATCGCCCCAAAATCCGCcagaaattttccaaatattattaaacttAGTGGAATTTATGGAACATGACGATAAGCCATTGCCAATTCCGGTTGAAACATTAGGGAAGTATGCACAAAAATGCCATGCATTTGCCAAGGCATTGCACTacaaagaattggaatttttaCAGGAACCATCAACTTCAACTATTGAGGCGTTAATCAGTATAAATAATCAACTTCACCAAACTGATGCTGCTATTGGAATTTTGAAACATGCGCAACAACATCACGATCTGCAATTGAAGGAAACTTGGTATGAAAAGCTTCAAAGATGGGATGATGCTCTGGAAGCATACACAGAGCGTGAAAAAGCTGGAGAGGATACAATTGAAGTGACAATGGGTAAAATGAGATCACTGCACGCCCTTGGAGAGTGGGTTCAACTTTCTGAGCTTGCAGAAGAGAAATGGGAAATTTCAAAACCAAACGTCCAGAAACTAATGGCACCATTAGCAGCAGGAGCAGCGTGGGGTCTAGGACAGTGGGATAAAATTGAGCTCTACACTAATGTCATGAAAGTTCAATCTCCTGATAAGGAATTCTTTGATGCTATACTGTGTCTACATAGaaataatttcaagaaaGGAGAGGAACATATATTTAGTGCGAGGGATCTGCTTGTGACGGAACTTTCTGCCCTAGTCAATGAAAGTTACAATCGAGCATACAATGTAGTAGTAAGAACCCAAATAATTTCTGAActagaagaaattattggcTATAAGAAGCTTCCTCAACATTCagaaaaaagaatattaatGAGAGAGATGTGGAATAAGAGACTACTTGGTTGCCAGAAGAATGTTGATGTCTGGCAAAGAGTATTAAGAGTCAGATCTTTAGTTGTTGAACCAAAGCAAGATGTACAGATATGGATTAAGTTTGCTAATCTTTGCAGAAAATCAGGTAGATTAGGTTTGGCAAAGAAAGCCTTAACGTCATTATTCGAAGACGGTGGAAATCCAAATCATCCTAATATTGCAAAGGCGCTACCTCCCGTTGTTTATGCCCAACTTAAATACATATGGGCAACTGGCTCTCAATCTGAGGCTTTGCAACAGCTTATAAAGTTTACATCACGTATGGCTCATGATCTTGGATTGGATCCTCGTAATATGATATCCCAGAGCTCTCCACAAAATAGTAAGATAGCACCTGAGGATGTTAAAGAATACACTAAGCTATTGGCTCGTTGCTTTCTAAAACAAGGTGAATGGCGAGTTGTTCTCCAGCCAGAATGGAGACTTAAAAATCCGGATGCTATTCTAGGGTCGTATCTATTAGCTACTCACTTCGATGATACGTGGTACAAAGCTTGGCATAATTGGGCGTTAGCAAACTTTGAGGTTATTTCTATGATAACATCAGGCCCAAAAGGAAATACAACAGCCACAAATATGCCCTTAAATGGCGCTGATCAATTCAAAAACGGTATGATAGGTGCGAATACATTTGATACTGAAGAGAACAATTATCCTGCAACAATGATTCATAGACATGTAGTTCCAGCTATAAAGGGGTTTTTCCATTCGATAGCACTTTCGGAATCTAGTTCCCTTCAGGATGCACTGAGATTACTGACACTATGGTTTACATTTGGTGGAATACCCGAAGCTACTCAAGCCATGCACGAAGGATTTAATATGATTAAAATCGGCACATGGCTTGAAGTACTTCCTCAGCTAATCTCTCGTATTCACCAACCTAACCAAATAGTTAGTAGGTCGTTGCTTTCTTTATTGTCGGATCTGGGAAAGGCTCATCCACAGGCACTTGTCTACCCCTTGACAGTCGCTATAAAGTCTGAATCAGTATCACGCCAAAAAGCTGCCCTCTCTATTATAGAAAAAATGAGAATGCACAGCCCTATTCTTGTTGATCAAGCCGAACTAGTTAGTACAGAACTAATCCGTGTAGCCGTCCTATGGCATGAACTATGGTATGAAGGTTTAGAAGATGCAAGTAGACAGTTTTTTGGAGAACATAATACCGAGAAAATGCTGGCATCCTTAGAACCTCTTCATGCATTGTTAAACCACGGGCCCGAGACAATACGTGAGATCTCCTTCCAAAATGCATTTGGAAGGGATCTAAAAAATGCATATGAATGGGTACTGAATTATAAGCGCACTAATGACACTAGTAATCTGAATCAAGCCTGGGATATTTACTATAATGTATTCAGAAGGATTAGTAAACAACTACCTCAGTTACAAACACTCGAATTGCAACATGTTTCCCCCAAACTGTACGCAACCCATGACTTACAACTAGCTCTACCAGGCACATACTACCCTAATAAAAGAATCGTTAAAATTTCGTCATTTTCATCAGTTTTCACCGTGATCTCTTCTAAACAAAGACCTCGTAAACTAACAATTAATGGTGATGATGGGAAAGAGTACCAGTACATTTTAAAGGGTCATGAAGACATTAGACAAGATAGCTTGGTCATGCAACTCTTTGGTTTGGTAAACACTTTACTACAAAATGATGCCGAATGCTTCCGTCGTCATTTAGATATCCAGCAATACCCAGCAATCCCATTATCACCTAAATCAGGTATTTTAGGTTGGGTTCCCAACAGCGATACCTTCCATGTTCTGATTAAAGAGTATCGTGAAGCTAGGAAAATTCCACTCAATATTGAACATTGGGTCATCTTACAAATGGCTCCAGATTTTGATACATTAACCTTTTTACAAAAGATAGAGGTTTTTACATATGCTCTCAATAACACACAAGGGCAAGATCTTTACAAAGTTCTATGGTTCAAAAGTAGATCATCAGAATCGTGGTTAGAACGCCGAACAACTTACACAAGATCATTAGCGGTCATGTCAATGACTGGTTATATTCTCGGATTAGGTGATCGTCACCCAAGTAATTTGATGCTTGATAGACTTACAGGTAAGGTAATTCATATCGATTTTGGAGACTGTTTCGAAGCTGCAATCCTAAGAGAGAAGTTCCCCGAAAAGGTACCATTTAGATTAACGAGAATGTTAACTTACGCCATGGAAGTTAGTGGAATTGAAGGGAGTTTCAGAATAACATGTGAAAACGTTATGAGAGTTTTGAGAGACAATAAGGAATCATTGATGGCAATCTTAGAAGCCTTTGCATTCgatcctttaattcattgGGGTTTTGATCTTCCCACGGAAAAAATAGCTGAACAGACAGGTATCGATCTTCCTTTAGCTAATCCTAACGAGCTTTTgagaaagaatatgattTCCGCCGAAGAAGCTGCACGTATGGAAATAGAACAAAGTAATGCTATTAGAAATGCAAGGGCAATGTTGGTATTAAGACGAATTACAGATAAATTAACTGGTAACGATATTGGACGCTTCAAGGAACTAGATGTACCAAAGCAAGTTGAAAAACTAATTCAACAAGCAACTTCAGTAGAAAACCTTTGTCAACATTACATTGGTTGGTGCCCTTTCTGGTAA